The proteins below come from a single Streptomyces spongiicola genomic window:
- a CDS encoding lysozyme family protein encodes MAYRDDVQFLEDANPTLIDRNAAEFRRLHTLIESTDDAFRKAGKVDWVSEARDLYVRRLGESKSLADALSEAFRKAGSALARYADAVTTAKVHYKNGQHTEGRLSELMAREAQAITPTARAAEPLRQWEDLRASTGVLDWLAEVTVDVDAIREDAERYYNQTKDHYGDALRVESAARELCVADLRAAYKSIPDYQGTLPDAAEFLKNLGPLQREAREASDDPNTQLPGSGPKVDTIPTMGRDVVVSETLYRIRTRVDSLPEGQGNNYWLPSNDDEGRRSYISANKELIRAAAEDSGLPPVMVAGIAWQEVEGDPGLLDDLAYEGRQIIPGSEDPDRTSMGPMAIQVRRAAEVLGYDPHSLTDLQRSTVVNAIKDPGTNIFIASEYLAQLKAESSFADVPPEQMTRAQMQELAARYNGGPYYETDAAQAYGRGFDNRLDQAKEALR; translated from the coding sequence CGACTGGGTGAGCGAGGCCCGCGACCTCTACGTCAGGAGGCTCGGTGAGAGCAAGAGCCTGGCCGATGCGCTCTCGGAAGCCTTCCGCAAGGCCGGCTCCGCGCTGGCCAGGTACGCCGACGCGGTCACCACCGCCAAGGTGCACTACAAGAACGGACAGCACACCGAGGGCAGACTCTCCGAGCTCATGGCCCGTGAAGCTCAGGCCATCACTCCCACCGCGCGGGCAGCAGAGCCCTTGCGGCAGTGGGAGGATCTGCGTGCAAGCACGGGGGTGCTGGACTGGCTCGCCGAAGTGACCGTGGACGTCGACGCGATCCGGGAAGACGCCGAGCGCTACTACAACCAGACCAAGGACCACTACGGTGACGCGCTCCGCGTCGAGTCCGCCGCGCGGGAGCTGTGCGTTGCCGACCTCAGGGCGGCGTACAAGTCGATACCCGACTACCAGGGGACTCTGCCCGACGCGGCCGAGTTCCTGAAGAACCTCGGGCCCCTGCAGAGGGAGGCCCGCGAGGCGAGCGACGACCCGAACACACAACTGCCGGGCTCCGGACCCAAGGTCGACACGATCCCCACCATGGGCCGTGACGTGGTCGTCTCCGAAACGCTCTACCGCATCCGGACGCGCGTGGACAGCCTGCCCGAAGGACAGGGCAACAACTACTGGCTCCCGTCGAACGACGACGAGGGGCGCCGCTCGTACATCTCCGCGAACAAGGAGCTCATCAGGGCAGCCGCCGAGGATTCAGGGCTTCCGCCGGTGATGGTCGCAGGCATCGCCTGGCAGGAGGTCGAAGGGGACCCCGGCCTGCTGGACGACCTGGCCTACGAGGGCCGACAGATCATTCCGGGCAGTGAGGATCCTGACCGGACCTCCATGGGGCCCATGGCCATCCAGGTGCGGCGCGCCGCCGAGGTACTCGGCTACGATCCGCACAGTCTCACGGATCTCCAGCGGAGCACCGTGGTGAACGCGATCAAGGATCCCGGCACGAACATCTTCATCGCCTCCGAGTACCTTGCCCAGTTGAAAGCCGAGAGCAGCTTCGCCGACGTACCACCGGAGCAGATGACACGCGCGCAGATGCAGGAGCTGGCCGCCCGCTACAACGGGGGCCCCTATTACGAGACCGACGCAGCCCAGGCTTACGGTCGTGGCTTCGACAACAGGCTGGATCAGGCCAAGGAGGCGCTGCGGTGA